The DNA window TATATCTGGCTTCAAGCGATTTCCCTCTTGTGTAGTTCCAAGAAGGGAATGAGCGCGCATCAATTACACCGTCAACTTGGGATTACCTACAAATCCGCGTGGTTCATGGCTCACAGGATCCGCTTTGCAATGGAGCAGAAGCACACGCGTAGAATGCAGGGAACGATTGAAGCGGATGAGACCTACATAGGCGGAAAGAGCCGGCGCGTGGGACGGCAAACAGGTTTAGAAAATAAGACTCCCGTTGTGGCATTGGTTCAACGGAACGGCAAGGTACGTTCTTTCGTTGTACCTACCGTGACGGCAGCGACGTTAAAGGAAACGCTACTTGCAAATGTTCATCCTTCTTCCCATCTTATGACAGATGAGCTTGACGGCTACAAGAAGGTGGGGAAAGAGTTTGCTTCCCACAAGACAGTCAAGCATAGCGAGTTTGAATACGTTCGCGGCAACGTGACCACGAACACGGTTGAGGGGTATTTCGGATTACTGAAACGCGGAATCAACGGCGTGTATCATCACGTCAGCAAGGAACACCTTCACCGCTACCTTGCCGAATTTGATTTCCGATACAATCGTCGAAAGATTGACGATCACGATAGAACGGTTTCCGCAATTATGAGCACAGAAGGAAAGAGGCTCATGTACCGGGACTGACAAGGCTCAACGCATGAAGAAGGAAGCAGAGAACAAAAAGCATACGAATGAAAAACCTGTCTCTCTCTATCCGTTGGAACCAGAAGAAGCGATAAGAAGGCTGTTGCAGGTTAAGCCACAAGCTAAGAAGAAAAAAAGAAAGCCTATGCGTTCTCGCGCATAGGCTCCTACAAAGCAACTATTTGAACCAACGGGACATTGGTAAGATAGTTGTCTGTTGACTCAATGTCAACAGGGGTGTCAAAAATCTCCTAATGCTCGTAACCTATCTTGCCGATAACTAAAGATACCGGACGGCGGAAATCCGCCCGGTATCTCGTTGTTGGTTTCCTGCGCGTGGCTATGCGTCGTAAACTGGCGCGTTCCATGCACTTTTCACAAGATTAATACCGGCCAAGCAGTCAGACTTATTGTAATAGCCTTCGCCTGAGTCGGCAACGATCTTGTAGTTTGCGGCTTTTAACCGCCATCTCCAGTAATTGCTGGAGTCTTGATAGATTTGAAAAAACATTGTATTGCCTTTCTATGGATAGTTCGACAAAAGTTTTTCTGTTCAGATACTACCATGCCGGAACTTGGTGGACTCTTGATATTCCCGCAACAGATAAAGCAGATGCAGAAGCGAGACTCAAGAAACTGCCGCTTGCCCGATATGATGGAGAGCTTGCAGTACAAATACCCGCTAAAGTTCCCTCGTTTGTAGTACGAACGTTTGTTTGGTTTAGGAATCTTACCCGCCGTAGCGGGTAGTCGCATCAAGTATCGCGAATTCGGTTTCCCGAAAGTCGCATTTTCATAACAGCCTCCTTTCTCGAAAAGGGTGGTTGCGAAGCCTGCCAGTTGATTAGCGTCTACGCGGCAGGCTTTTTCTTGTTTATTTGCTCAACTTTGGTTCAAAAAAAATGTCAACACTCTTGACTTCGATCCCTATTCAGTTTATCTTGAAAGCGCAAATGGGGATCATCCCAAATGCAAACTACCCCAGTTCTCTTTAGGGTTTCAGATCGAGCCGGTTCCAGCCAGTTCGGTCTGCTTCATGAATCATAAAATCCAAATGTGGAAGGCGAATCTCAAAAGGGTTCGCCTTTCCTTTTTGCCGCCTGTAACGCGCGCGTTTTCAATGACTTACAGACAGCCAACTGATTTGAAATATAGCTTATTACATCGGTTTTATCAATAGGATCATCAGAGAAGTTATGCACATTTATCAAAGTAAATCGGTTGGTCTCGCGCGAAGAAGAAAAAACTGTATCCCATCCGGCTAAACCCCCTTGAATAGTAAATACTTACGGCTATCGGACAACCTCACCATCGCAGAACCTTTCCACGCGTTATCCACATGAAACACACGTATTTATCCACAACAAAGAACTGATACTGGGGCAGGAACGGAGCGAAGGGGATTGTTGGTTGGAAGAATTGGTTAGGAGGACTTCAGTGTTGCTGCATCGGTGATGTCAAGAAACTCAATTAGCTTCTCTTCGTCGTTTTCAATTATCTCAAATAGAATATATACAATGGGGACATCCTCAACCGGGAGTTCATCCGTTTTCAAAATTCTGTAAACATCTGGTTCTCCCGGTATCGTAGTAAAGCGGCGCGGATCTCTTGCAATGAGGATGAAGTTCTCTTTTAGCTCTTTGACTCGTGGGTATTTCTTTTCCAGCTTGTCAATACTCTTTTGGAAGCGATGGGATTCCCTGCAATCGTACACTGTGATCCCCCGAAGTGGTTTTAAGCAGCTAAACGAATTTTCTTTATGACACCCTTAGCCCACCCCATTGCTTCTAATGGTACTGGGTTGTTGAACCGCAAGAATATGGATGCAGGGGGAATAGTCTCCCCGGTTTTTAGCACTTGCCAACTCAACTCTTTATGCGTGAGATTACTAAGTTCAGTAGCATTATACTTCTTGAAGTATTCGACAACTTGCGTTGCAAAATCAATCTCATCTTCCGTGAGTGCTCGCAAGTCAGGTTTTTCCTCAACTGTTGGCTTTATCTGGTCATAGCCGAAGTATTTTTCTTTGCGAAGTACTAAGTGCCCGCGCGCTTTCAAATTCTCCCGAACCGGGACAAGATGTTTTGGGATTGGTCCAGCCTTCTCCCTGATGTAATCATCACCAGTAATCGTTGAACCGTTTTGAGCATACCAAAAGAAATCCGTGTAGTACAACATCTTATTTAGCACCGTTGCAGAGAACTTTGGATTGTCTCTATTCTCGTAACAAATGTGCAGTACAAGTTCTTTGAATTTTGCCGTATTATATGTCTTCATAATGTCTTGCGCCCTCCCAACCGATATTTTATCGGCTGAACTTCTTTTTGTTGATTTGGTGGATCAAGGGGAGTAACCTCTGCGCTACGCTTGAAATATAAGTCATTTTCCCCAGCCTGTCAAGAAAAATAACGACAAAAATGTCGCCTTAGTTCCAGCCATATTCGGTTTGTCAACTATATAATCCCCGAGATTTGTGCTTGACAATACGAATAATAATGGTTAGCATTCGCCAGCCCCAAAAATGGACGGATCCTACCCTTTGGGGTAGTTACATCTCTTCTTAAGAAGCTTCACTAATACAGCGGTACCGTGGCAACACTGTGTTGGATGGTCCTGAAAAGTGTTGTGCGAAGCTGCCTACCTTACCGCACTTTTTAATTCTGTTGAGATCGAAATAGCATAATTGTTGTTCCGTGCAGTAACCACAATCAAAACGGGGCCGGTTTGAGCGAAACCCTCCGCCCATATTTGAACTCGGCTGGTCGTTTCGTGCCACTCTACTAATAAGAAGCCTCAACCATTCTACGAGGTACTCGATGGAAAATCCCAACACGCAACCAAATCAGAAGCCCTTTGTCGAAAGGATCAACTTGATGAGAAAGGTGTGGATTAAGATGCACAAGCAATGGGCTCATCATTATGTTGTTCGTGCTGAGCATCAAGACAGACATTATACCGAAAACTCCTTGTGGGGGAGAAATCTCATTCAATCTCAACCGGAACTTGTCAAAGGGACCGATAATCTCCGATCGGCAAAGGAAGCATTCGGCCACAACGAAATATCAGCCTCCGAATTGAGAAGAGCGAGGTTGGATTTGAAGAGAGTCGTCAAGTCTATTCACCATTTCGGGAACGATGACCGGACGCTACTGGGAGAATGGATGCAGGACATGGTTGTCCCTGTCTACACGAACAATGTTGCTGGTGCAGTTTACATCGGGGCCGGTTTGCTGGTAGTAATCGTAGGCTTGAGGGGACTTGGAGACCTTAGTACGTGGTCTCTTCCCTCATGGTTCTTAAATGATCAAAGCAGATTACGCGAGGCAATCGTACTGTCTGCCCTTGCGCTCGAATTGCTGCTATTAGTATTCCTTGGTGTCCTTCAAATGTTTACGCCGGAGGACACGAGGCGGAAACGTTCTGAGACGGTTTCCCTTGAGGAGGCTGCTTTAATGCTCAAGGAGTTGAAAAACGAGTTTGCTCGTGAAGGAGTCCAGACGGTGGATCAGTTAGTTGAGAAGCGCGTCAGGAGAGAAATCGACCGGATCAAGAATCTCCTTTGAGAATTGTGAGATTGTCATGAACAAAACGATAACACCGTATTTTGTCCTTTACTTGGTCGCGCTGACTGGTCTGTTGTTGGTAACAGACGAACGCGACATTGCGGAGGCCGAAGGAAAACAAGTTATCTCGGTTTTGATGGAGGAAATTCTCAAGGCACCTGTCTTGACGGTGCCGGATGTAGTCCGTTTGCCGCTCATGAGTGAACAGCCCGTTCTTCTTTCAATTGCCGGGTTGGCAACGTACTCCGAAAAGAAGAATGTCCGGTATTTTGTGAATGCGATAGACTCGGTACCTCCTGACTGGCACCTCGTGCGTATCGAACGCGACTCTAGTGGGAATGGGTTAATGTACCTGCCAATTGGCCAGAAGTCGGAGTATACATTCGAGGCATATTGCAAAGTTGATCGGGAGTTTCCGCAGAAGATATCAGGAAATCTAAAGAGAGGTTTGGAAAAAGCACTCGCTCAAGAGCTGAAGGATCAGGAAAGTAAGCGCGTCAGATTCGTTCTGAAGGTGGGTGAAGAAGGGGAATTCCTGCCGCTTGCGTTTGAAGTTGACAGGACTTTTGACAAATGGATTACAGGCAGGAAGTACTCGAAGAGAATTTTTGTTTCGAATGTAGACCCTTTCAGGGTAGGAGTTACTCTTGTCAGCAACCCTCCGCGGCCATTCTATCTTGAAAGGACGAAGAACACCATTCGCCTCAATTGGGACAATCCAGACGTCGGGGTAACAAGCGTAACGGTGCGCGGTTCGGCGAACCGGGGTTTGGGAAATGATGATGTTGCAGAGACCAGGTTCGTGATTGATGTTGGACCACCGCGATGGCAACCCGATCCGAAAACGACAGCGTATAAGAACGTGAATTATCGATGGGAAAGCGGGCTTGGCGGTATGAACGCAGATGAGTATGTCGTTCAAATGCACGCAAACGACATGTTGATCGAAACAATCTCTCCCAACCAGTATCCGTATGAAAAGAAGATTGACCCGTCGTGGTCGAGAGTGGCTTTCAAAGCTGTTGCCGGCAACAATATACTCAAGCAAATTGATGTACAGGTAAAGGAGCCGCCTCCGCCTGAAATCAGATGGGGAGAAGTAAAGAGAGGAGACGATGATGTTCGCGTCGAGTTCTTCTCCGAGGATATAGATGGCGGACCGGTCGCTATTAACATGAACGTCATCCAGCCCTCGGGGGTTAGAGCCCTACTCGAGCCTCAAGGGAAGGCCAAGAATTTTGTTATTACCATCAAAGACACAAAGAACATTAGGACTCCCCATGTCGAACTACGAGTACAGGCCATCGGAATCGGCGGTGTCTCCAAGACGCCTGCCCGTACCATCACTATTCGATACAATTGACATGTTCGAGCTTGATCAATGCTGCGCTTACGGTGATCACAAACCACGTAGAGGAATATCGAGGTCTTCAGCATGTGGCATGCTGGTTGCGCTTGCAATGTTGTTCTGCTTCACTTCTCAAGCCGTTTATCCGCAGAGTACCGAGGATAGCACAGCACAATTGGAGAGTTATAAACGGCAGATAAAGAGACTCTACTCTGAAGTTGAGAAAGTTCAGCGCGAGGATTTCTATTTCACAAAACTGAGGGCGTGGTGGATTGAGAATCCTGAGTTGGAGGACTCAATCCGCTCCAAATACTTGCAGACAATGGGCTCCGACCAATTCCTGAGAGAGAAAGACCCGTTTTATGTGGTGGCAACACCGCCACCACATAACGATCTTATTGTGCTGTTTTCAGGAATTAACATTGTAAAGGGGGCAGAATTGCGAGAATTCCTTTACAAGAAAAGGGAAAACCAGGATCTTAGGCGCCAAATAATAGAAAGTCCGGGCAGGCGTGCCGAACTTCTAGACTCGGTCCAAATTGCAAGTGTGTCCGCGCCTCGGATATTCAACGGGGCAGATACAACAATAAAATACTTCAACCGATACGCCATCGAGGGTATTGACCATAGCGCTTCCACTGTTTTTTCGGCAAGATTCCCCGAGAGATTGAATTGCAAAATAGATGACAAGTGGGGCATCGAGTTCAAACTTGGAAATGAGGAAATGAACTATCCGTTCTGGTATTCGGGCAATAGTTCCATCCTGATTCTCTATAAGAGAATAAAGTTGGGAGGACAGATCCCTCTCTGGCTGGGCTCACCTGACAATCGCCTGACCGGGAAGCTCTGGACACCCCGCGGGCTCGACGGGGGGTTTGGTATGCATGGGGAGTTCGATTTCGCCTTTGCTGGAGGTGCATTGTTGGTTGGGGCACGGCGCTCTGATGTCAACGGCACGTTTGCTCAACTTCCAAACATCTACAGAATCAGTGTTATGGCACAGGCGTGGTATTCTTTCACCATAACTATCAAGAACTCTGCTGATCTTGTACGAGTCAAGGTTGGCGGTGGATACCATCAGATTGCTCGGGATATCATGACATATTCTGCTAGCGGAGATAGATCGAAAATTTTGCCGAGCGGCGAATCCGACCGCCCATTTTGGAGCCCGTATATCAGCTGTGATATCATGGATCAGCGCTCCGATGATAGGTTTGGAGGTTCTTTTCAATATTACCACGAATGGTTGATGACAACAATCTGGCTTGAACTTCTACCGAACCACATAAGAATTGAGCTTAAGGGCGGGTTGCCAATACTACGCAGCCGTTATCCGTGGGAACCTACGCATTTTGTCACCATGAACGTACCAATCACGTTTGCCTTCTAATGCCATGATACCATCACGAACAACTTGTTCTTTCTTGATCGGTGCCGTCTTACTACTTGGTGTTTCTACCGAGCAAGTGTACCCGCAGTCGCTACAAGATTCCTTAAGGGAGGCAAGGGAAGAAGTCGAGTCACTAAAACGTATTCGCGAGGCGCTTGACGAAGCGAACCCTGAGTACACGCAGTTCTTCAAAATATGGGCTGTCTTCGATGAAGGGCTACGATTGCGCATCTTCAACGTGTTCCGAGAAGCTAACTACGAGTTCAGCACGCAAGACACGATTTTTGTTATCCTCCGCAATGACAGTACAATTGCGGAAATCCGGATTGGGAGGGTTACCACAGGTCCGCACTCAATCAGAACTCATCTTGACAGCAGATTGATACGGGATATTGTCTCACGGAACTATGAGTTGGAGGATCTCGAGCCTGACGGCTACAAGCGCCGCCAACAACGACCCCCTCAGCCAAGGCCTGTAGCACCCAAATGGGCAGCTGCATCGTTTTCGCTGTTCGAGGTGGGAGTCCGCTTCGGTAATGATTGGGGTGTAATTGGACGCGTCGGTGACGATATGCTCGGTTATCCTTTCTGGACATCGGGTCAAGCGTGGGTGCTCGCCTCCTACAAAGCTCTCAAACTTGGGGCGCGACTGCCTGTGCATGGTGGCAAGGAAGACTGTACTCCTCAGGTTTTGAGGAGGTTGATAAACGGCAGCACAGGGGTGGCCGGGGAGATCGAGATTGAATGGGAAGAACTGAAGGTGGGCGAGTTCCAGAGCTATGCCGGAATTGGAGGGAGCTTTTCGATTGGGGAGCTTGGCAAGAGGCGACCCGAATACCTCGTGGGAGTGCGGAAAACAGAAATCATGGGACCAGACACAGTGAGCTATACCGATTCGCTTTTCTCCATTACGAGTTTGGGTCACTTTTATTACGCACTTGACTGGTTGTTCGATTCGGACGCTCAACTGCTTGCGTTCAAGCTCGGGGCAGGAGCACAGCGGGTTGTTCGCGGGCGGTACTACGATTCCTCGCTCGATATTGAGATCCTTGAGAAGTACAAGCCTGACTTTTTCCCCTATCTCTCGGTGGAGTATAGAAACCAGCGGGTTGAGTGGTTCGCACTCTCGGCACAATACTCCCGGCTACTGATGGTCGGTGCATGGGCGGAGTATCTCCCCTACTTCATGTTCTTCGATATCAAGTATTCCCGTGTGCTTCGCAAAGACCTTCGCCCGTGGGAAAAGAGAGATTATTTTGCGGCAACTGTCGGGTTTAAGTTTAGTTTTTAGCCCTCTGTTCGCCAGCAAAAGGAACTAGGAGGATCCCAAACGTCAGCTCGACCAACTTAAGAAGCCATTCGTATGCTTGCCTTGTCACAAGCACTTGTTATCGCTTTCCTCTTAAGCGGGACAGATTTCATCTGCAATGATGCTAGGTCTGATTCTCCCCCTTCTCCCAAGCCTGGCAGAATGGAGCAGGAAAAACGAGGTGAACGAGGCCG is part of the Bacteroidota bacterium genome and encodes:
- a CDS encoding IS1595 family transposase: MSGLAHNEAKENEARETLERLRWGSGVACPRCGSMDVAKIEAKPGKKVRQGLYRCRDCRRNKTSNQFTVTVGTIFEDSHIPLYIWLQAISLLCSSKKGMSAHQLHRQLGITYKSAWFMAHRIRFAMEQKHTRRMQGTIEADETYIGGKSRRVGRQTGLENKTPVVALVQRNGKVRSFVVPTVTAATLKETLLANVHPSSHLMTDELDGYKKVGKEFASHKTVKHSEFEYVRGNVTTNTVEGYFGLLKRGINGVYHHVSKEHLHRYLAEFDFRYNRRKIDDHDRTVSAIMSTEGKRLMYRD
- a CDS encoding DUF1508 domain-containing protein; translation: MFFQIYQDSSNYWRWRLKAANYKIVADSGEGYYNKSDCLAGINLVKSAWNAPVYDA
- a CDS encoding SocA family protein; translated protein: MKTYNTAKFKELVLHICYENRDNPKFSATVLNKMLYYTDFFWYAQNGSTITGDDYIREKAGPIPKHLVPVRENLKARGHLVLRKEKYFGYDQIKPTVEEKPDLRALTEDEIDFATQVVEYFKKYNATELSNLTHKELSWQVLKTGETIPPASIFLRFNNPVPLEAMGWAKGVIKKIRLAA